A region from the Aegilops tauschii subsp. strangulata cultivar AL8/78 chromosome 5, Aet v6.0, whole genome shotgun sequence genome encodes:
- the LOC109741511 gene encoding uncharacterized protein, translating into MAEADAQTQSNAHSSSPPAEASGEPIRSPQVGAPTAASPFPLMYPMLVPGMFSQQGMDDQAQGPGIYAIQENQFMGAMGGYAPKTFIPLAYNIPTESVGALAGEEQGQDARQQNGPQRQVVVRRFHFAFQLDLALIIKLAAVVFLFSQEGSKQRLFLLILFASMIYLYQTGAITPFLRWLQRAGGVAARPPQAPANRAPVAAQNDGNDQPPGGNLADPANPDQAAENQEPGAAAGNENQQGAEGEANRRSWLGGILKEVQLVVVGFVASLLPGFQHND; encoded by the exons ATGGCGGAAGCCGACGCCCAAACCCAGAGCAACGCGCactcctcctcgccgccggcggAGGCGTCGGGCGAGCCGATCCGGTCGCCCCAG GTAGGCGCTCCAACTGCTGCTTCTCCGTTTCCGCTCATGTACCCGATGCTCGTGCCAGGGATGTTCTCCCAGCAGGGTATGGATGATCAGGCTCAGGGTCCAGGGATATACGCCATACAGGAGAATCAGTTCATGGGGGCGATGGGAGGTTACGCTCCAAAGACATTCATACCGCTCGCTTACAATATACCAAC TGAAAGCGTCGGGGCATTGGCTGGTGAAGAGCAAGGACAGGATGCTAGGCAGCAAAATGGCCCTCAAAGACAAGTTGTTGTGAGGAGGTTTCACTTTGCTTTTCAGCTTGACCTGGCTCTGATCATCAAGTTAGCAGCAGTGGTCTTTTTGTTTAGCCAAGAAGGATCAAAACAAAGGCTGTTTCTTCTCATATTGTTTGCGTCCATGATTTACCT ATATCAAACTGGAGCGATTACACCTTTCTTAAGATGGCTCCAGCGGGCGGGAGGTGTGGCCGCTCGTCCGCCACAAGCTCCTGCTAACCGTGCTCCTGTGGCTGCCCAGAATGATGGCAACGATCAACCACCTG GTGGAAACCTCGCAGATCCTGCAAACCCTGACCAAGCCGCGGAGAACCAGGAACCAGGAGCAGCAGCGGGCAACGAGAACCAGCAAGGGGCAGAGGGAGAAGCAAACCGGCGCAGCTGGCTTGGTGGCATCTTGAAAGAGGTCCAGCTGGTCGTTGTAGGGTTTGTCGCGTCACTTCTTCCTGGTTTTCAGCACAATGACTAG
- the LOC109741506 gene encoding thiosulfate/3-mercaptopyruvate sulfurtransferase 2 isoform X1 has translation MAASLLSRAASAAFALRGGARLLPKETPLPLLLLLLLATAAGTLPAGRVGWARAAEVGCGASLSPSMTRFGIAARFNATSSAVSEAAAAASGAIHAVPRTEPVVSAEWLHANLRDPDVKVLDASWYMPAEQRNPLQEYQVAHIPGALFFDVDGISDRASSLPHMLPSEKAFSAAVSSLGIYNKDGIVVYDGKGLFSAARVWWMFRAYGHDKVWVLDGGLPQWRASGYDVESSASSDAILKASAASEAIEKVYQGQSVGPTTFEAKLQPHLLWNLGQVKENIETQTHQLIDARGKPRFDGAVPEPRKGIRSGHVPGSKCVPFPQVLDSTQKLLPADDLRKRFEQEGISLDQPIVTSCGTGVTACVLALGLHRLGKTDVAVYDGSWTEWGAHPDTPVATAV, from the exons ATGGCGGCCTCGCTCCTCTCGCGCGCCGCCTCGGCCGCCTTCGCCCTCCGCGGCGGCGCCCGGCTCCTCCCCAAGGAAACCCcccttcctctcctcctcctactcctcctcgccaccgccgccggcaCGCTCCCCGCG GGAAGGGTCGGATGGGCGCGCGCGGCGGAGGTCGGCTGCGGGGCGTCGCTGTCGCCGTCGATGACGCGGTTCGGGATCGCCGCGCGCTTCAACGCCACCTCGTCGGCCGTGtcggaggccgccgccgccgcgtcgggCGCCATCCACGCGGTGCCGCGGACGGAGCCTGTCGTGTCCGCCGAGTGGCTCCACGCCAACCTCAGGGACCCCGATGTGAAG GTACTTGATGCCTCTTGGTATATGCCTGCAGAACAAAGGAATCCCCTTCAGGAGTACCAG GTGGCTCATATCCCTGGTGCCTTATTCTTTGATGTCGATGGAATATCTGACAGAGCATCTAGT CTGCCACACATGCTGCCATCTGAGAAAGCATTTTCTGCTGCTGTGTCTTCTCTTGGCATCTACAACAAAGATGGAATAGTAGTTTACGATGGAAAGGGTCTATTTAGCGCTGCTCGTGTTTGGTG GATGTTTCGTGCTTATGGACATGACAAAGTTTGGGTTTTGGATGGAGGTTTGCCCCAATGGCGTGCTTCTGGGTATGATGTCGAATCAAGTGCCTCTAGTGATGCTATCTTAAAAGCCAGTGCTGCTAGTGAAGCAATCGAGAAAGTTTATCAGGGGCAATCG GTTGGTCCCACCACATTTGAAGCGAAGTTGCAGCCTCATCTTCTTTGGAATCTTGGTCAG GTGAAAGAGAACATCGAGACCCAGACACATCAACTTATAGATGCTCGAGGGAAGCCTAG ATTTGATGGTGCAGTTCCAGAGCCACGCAAGGGAATAAGAAGCGGGCATGTGCCTGGGAGCAAATGCGTTCCTTTTCCTCAG GTCCTTGACAGTACACAGAAGCTATTGCCTGCAGATGATCTCCGTAAGCGATTCGAGCAAGAAG GTATATCACTTGATCAACCCATTGTGACCTCTTGCGGTACTGGTGTGACAGCATGTGTATTGGCTTTG GGCCTTCATCGCCTCGGCAAAACTGATGTTGCCGTGTACGATGGATCATGGACTGAATGGGGTGCTCACCCTGACACTCCAGTTGCTACTGCTGTTTAG
- the LOC109741506 gene encoding thiosulfate/3-mercaptopyruvate sulfurtransferase 2 isoform X2, translated as MAASLLSRAASAAFALRGGARLLPKGRVGWARAAEVGCGASLSPSMTRFGIAARFNATSSAVSEAAAAASGAIHAVPRTEPVVSAEWLHANLRDPDVKVLDASWYMPAEQRNPLQEYQVAHIPGALFFDVDGISDRASSLPHMLPSEKAFSAAVSSLGIYNKDGIVVYDGKGLFSAARVWWMFRAYGHDKVWVLDGGLPQWRASGYDVESSASSDAILKASAASEAIEKVYQGQSVGPTTFEAKLQPHLLWNLGQVKENIETQTHQLIDARGKPRFDGAVPEPRKGIRSGHVPGSKCVPFPQVLDSTQKLLPADDLRKRFEQEGISLDQPIVTSCGTGVTACVLALGLHRLGKTDVAVYDGSWTEWGAHPDTPVATAV; from the exons ATGGCGGCCTCGCTCCTCTCGCGCGCCGCCTCGGCCGCCTTCGCCCTCCGCGGCGGCGCCCGGCTCCTCCCCA AGGGAAGGGTCGGATGGGCGCGCGCGGCGGAGGTCGGCTGCGGGGCGTCGCTGTCGCCGTCGATGACGCGGTTCGGGATCGCCGCGCGCTTCAACGCCACCTCGTCGGCCGTGtcggaggccgccgccgccgcgtcgggCGCCATCCACGCGGTGCCGCGGACGGAGCCTGTCGTGTCCGCCGAGTGGCTCCACGCCAACCTCAGGGACCCCGATGTGAAG GTACTTGATGCCTCTTGGTATATGCCTGCAGAACAAAGGAATCCCCTTCAGGAGTACCAG GTGGCTCATATCCCTGGTGCCTTATTCTTTGATGTCGATGGAATATCTGACAGAGCATCTAGT CTGCCACACATGCTGCCATCTGAGAAAGCATTTTCTGCTGCTGTGTCTTCTCTTGGCATCTACAACAAAGATGGAATAGTAGTTTACGATGGAAAGGGTCTATTTAGCGCTGCTCGTGTTTGGTG GATGTTTCGTGCTTATGGACATGACAAAGTTTGGGTTTTGGATGGAGGTTTGCCCCAATGGCGTGCTTCTGGGTATGATGTCGAATCAAGTGCCTCTAGTGATGCTATCTTAAAAGCCAGTGCTGCTAGTGAAGCAATCGAGAAAGTTTATCAGGGGCAATCG GTTGGTCCCACCACATTTGAAGCGAAGTTGCAGCCTCATCTTCTTTGGAATCTTGGTCAG GTGAAAGAGAACATCGAGACCCAGACACATCAACTTATAGATGCTCGAGGGAAGCCTAG ATTTGATGGTGCAGTTCCAGAGCCACGCAAGGGAATAAGAAGCGGGCATGTGCCTGGGAGCAAATGCGTTCCTTTTCCTCAG GTCCTTGACAGTACACAGAAGCTATTGCCTGCAGATGATCTCCGTAAGCGATTCGAGCAAGAAG GTATATCACTTGATCAACCCATTGTGACCTCTTGCGGTACTGGTGTGACAGCATGTGTATTGGCTTTG GGCCTTCATCGCCTCGGCAAAACTGATGTTGCCGTGTACGATGGATCATGGACTGAATGGGGTGCTCACCCTGACACTCCAGTTGCTACTGCTGTTTAG